The Elgaria multicarinata webbii isolate HBS135686 ecotype San Diego chromosome 11, rElgMul1.1.pri, whole genome shotgun sequence genome segment tggcttatccttggctcacttccttatgcccccagaaatgtctgctgcctgcctgccttccctccctcctcccttgcccacctcgcagggatggtttgtgtctggctttgactcaggggagaagtccttcctgcgctcaattagacttttggaagttccaaatccattttttcaagtgtggaagaagattcatatttaggttgatctctactccccaattaaTGGCATGTTggtatttcctttgaaatggccccattgagctgtctgcaggtttaagctccgccaaaaatcaggggatgatgagattgccttgtaccttggcatgattgtgggtctagatggcatctgtgagtgtgcccacttcccttttttttttatctgtccaaatgtcagagaacagtccacatctgcaaatggggtgcctgattttcataaattccccaaaaatcaggggatgatgggactgccttgagtcttggcatgcatgtgtatccctggataagctatcatggtggcgagtttgaggtttttaacgtgcaaattgacggagctatcgaaaggggtatgaatggggtgcccgattttcataaattccccaaaaatcaggggatgatgggactgccttgagtcttggcatgcatgtgtatccctggataagctatcatggtggtgagtttgaggtttttaacatgcaaattgacggagctatcaaaaggggtgtgaatggggtgcccgattttcataaattccccaaaaatcaggggatgatgggactgccttgagtcttggcatgcatgtgtatctccagataagctatcatggtggcaagtttgaggtttctaacatgcaaattgacggagctatcgaaaggggaatgaatggggtgcccgattttcataaattccccaaaaatcagaggatgatgggattgccttgagtcttggcatgcatgtgtatacatccatgaggtgtcatggtgccaaacttgaggtttctaactttcacagaaaaaaagttgtatacttttttagcttaatgcaagcctatggagggggaaacggagctctgatccggatccggagctgcggagcggacataggcggagcgggggcagagcaaagcggcccaatccgcaaatcgcagatctggaagagaagcagagcggggggtccgtgcacacccctaatggataggattgtacccttcaTGTACTCAGTGGCTTGTGAATAGTTTACCTGAAAGCTTGCCCTCTCCCATATGGACCTACCCAAACCTTAAAAATTTCTTCAGAGACCCTGCTCCAAATATGTCCACCAAATGAAGTGTGGCAAAGAACCACCATGGATGGAGAGGGCAAACCAGTTTGGAATAGCCTCCCCCAAAAGAGTTCTACTGGTGCCGTGTTTGCAGTCTTTTGGGCACCAAATAAAGACCTTTTGTCCACCCAGTCCTTTTAAAGAATTAATGTTGTATGGTTTGATCCTCTTGTTTAAAATCAGTGTTTTAATTGAGTTGCtagattttaataataataataataatttatttcttacccgcctctccgattggatcaaggcagggaacaacaagaagcataaaatacaaaaaaaaaactgattaaaaacatagtatacactgttaaaaacatcctagcaacatcctaaaagcatattaaaagtatcctaaaattctactggataggccttaataataataatttatttcagtttttttatcattgtatattgcattttaatagttGTTGTTTTCATGAGCTGCAACAGAGAACCTCTTATGAAGAGGGCACAAACATTCAGTCAGGAAATAAATGCCATTTTGGTCCGCAAGCTCAGACATGTACAGACTTTGATCGTAGATTGTGTCCATGTCCACCATTGGTCCGGAAGCTGCaagctgggtaaatcctgattaaacaaacaaacaaacaaaagcatttttttcaacAAGGGAACCCAGCAAACAACATACTGAATCATGGGGGAATGCTGACCAACAGTCTGGCAGCACAGATCTTGGCTTCTATAAGCCGCAAAGTTGAATATTACTAGCATTGGAATGGGATAATATTGAACTTTGGAAAATCTTGAGTTTTTTCTGATGCTTGATAAGGTGAATTCCAGGACTTGTTTCTGCCCAAAATAAGACTAATGGTCACTAGAGGTAATCATAGTATCAGCACTAAAGCTACAACAACACTTTTTCAGGGCTTCCTTGACATCTTGATTCCTTAGGCAGTAAATGCAGGGATTCAACATGGGGGTGACTATGGTGTATACAACCGACACAAGCTTATTGAGGTCAAAAGAATGGATTCTCCTTGGTCGAGCATACATGAAGAGGGTAGCTGAGTAGAAGATAACAACCACAGTGAGGTGCGAGGCACAggtggaaaaggcttttcttttcCCCTGGGCTGTGGGGATACGTAAAATGGTGCCTATTATGCAGACATAGGAGCCAATAGTGACTGACAGAGGaatgaggaggatgaggagggcaAATACAAAGTCTACCATCTCAGCCACTGTTCGATCTGTGCAGGAGAGGTTGAGCAAAGGTGAAATGTCACAGAAGAAATGGTTGATGATGTTTGGGCCACAGAAACTCAACCGGGAAATGAAAAAGACCTTGAGCATAGAGATGAGGAAACCAGCCATCCACGATCCCACTGCTAGCTGCAAGCAGAACTGGGCACTCATTATGACTGGGTAGCGTAGTGGGTTGCAAATGGCAACATAGCGATCGTAAGCCATGGCAGCCAGGAGGACGCACTCAGTGCAGACTAGAGATATGAAGAAGTAGAGTTGGGCCATGCAGCCTTCAAAGGAAATGCTCTTGTTCTCTGCTAAGAAATTAACAAGGAGCTTGGGAACAGTCACAGAAATATACCAGGTCTCCAGGAAAGACAAGTGACTAAGGAAAAAGTACATGGGTTTTTGAAGATGGCTGTTTGTTCTGATTAGAGTGATGATCACAAGGTTCTCAAGCAGGGTCAGGATATAGACACTAAGAAATATTACAAACAGCAATATCTGAAGTTCCGTGACAGTTGGGAAACCCAGGAGGATAAACTCCTGGACTCTGGTCTGGTTTTCTAGTTCCATGCCTTATATAGATACCTGCAGGATTAAGAGAAAACAAAATCATGGTAAATTGAttgggacctcagtacttgaaggagtgcctctctctctctctctctctctctctctatatatatatgctttcctgagatttgagatctgttggaggagccctcctctgcttcccaccaacatgagatatACGTTatggtgggacataggagagggctttctctgttgtggcatcccggttgtagaataccctccccttggaggcccaactggcattGATGCTTGCATCATTTTGGTGgtaagttaaaacatggctttttatcaacaTGACTTTGagagctaaattctccatggttgcatATAGCTttaattgtaattgtttttattgctttaaaaaaaatctactggtttccagagctggaaaaaatgcagaaaagggcaactaaaatgattaaggggctggagcatctcctctgagattgtttagcttggaaaaggaggcaaaagggagacatgatagaggtgaacaaaattatgcatggtatggagaatgcggatagggagacatttttctccctgtctcaaaatactagaacctggggtcatcccatgaagctgattggtgggaaattcaggacaaaggaagtgcctcttcacacagtgcatagtttaattatg includes the following:
- the LOC134405300 gene encoding olfactory receptor 6B1-like, producing the protein MELENQTRVQEFILLGFPTVTELQILLFVIFLSVYILTLLENLVIITLIRTNSHLQKPMYFFLSHLSFLETWYISVTVPKLLVNFLAENKSISFEGCMAQLYFFISLVCTECVLLAAMAYDRYVAICNPLRYPVIMSAQFCLQLAVGSWMAGFLISMLKVFFISRLSFCGPNIINHFFCDISPLLNLSCTDRTVAEMVDFVFALLILLIPLSVTIGSYVCIIGTILRIPTAQGKRKAFSTCASHLTVVVIFYSATLFMYARPRRIHSFDLNKLVSVVYTIVTPMLNPCIYCLRNQDVKEALKKCCCSFSADTMITSSDH